GTGGATCCTGGTCACCTCTGATTGGAAGATGAGCCTCTTTGAGTGAATACTTGTCTCCTCTGATTGGAAGATGAACCTCTTTGAGTGGATCCTGGTCACCTCTGATTGGAAGATGCACATGTTTGGATGGTGCCTCCTCTCTGATTGGAAGATGAACCTGTTTTGGTGGAGCCTGTACTGCTTGGGGGAGACGCTTCCCTGGTTCTGTGCTGTTGGAGGGGTGCTCCTGCGCCCCCATGTCCCGCTCCCCTCTGGCCAGTCTCCCCTTGGCTCTGCCTGGCCTCCCCTGCTCCCCTGGCCGCCGCTGTGGTGCTGTTTTCTGAGGCGTGGGGAGCAGCTCCTGCTTCTTGAGGGAGTTCTGAGCTGTTCTGGGTCGGTCCTGGGCTATTTTGGGGATGTTTTGCagaccctcccctcctcctcggTGATGTTCCTTCTTCCGGTTCTGCTCTCCTCCAGCTTCcaccactctcttcctcctccccctctgcccCTCCTTCCCGTCTCTGTCTGGCGCCTCCTCCACCCGGTTTAGTCGTTTCCTCGAGTCCAGTTGGTCCTCATGAGTTTTCTGGTGAACGGGCTGTAAGCCATGAAGCTTATCAGTGAGGTTTCGGAGCGCTGGCAAGTTCTGGGAGTGACTTGGTGGTGACTTTTCCTGCactgtgtgttgattctgtgcATCTTTAGAGGAGTTCTGGGAGTGGGCGACACGTtggtctttgggtgtgtgttgttcctctACAGTGTTACGGCGGGGTCTTTCTCTGATTGGTTCTTCAACTAGTCTGTCTACCACAAGAGGCCCCTCCCTTTGATTCTGTCTCCGCCCATGTTTCCCCCCCTTAAACCTGATTGGTTTCTGCTGCGTTACTGGATGCTTATTGAATACTGGTTGGTTCTGAATTGGGCTCTGAAACTCCCTGAGTCGGCTCTTGCCCTCTCTGTCCAGGTTCTGATCCTCTTTGGGGACGTTCTTTAGATGTTCTGGTAGATTCTTTAGATGTTCTGGTGGATTCCTTTGAGCGCTGGATGATTTCTGTTTGGTTGGATTTTCTGGCTGGTCTACTGGGTCCTGGTGTTCTATAGGTGGAATGCCATGCTTGGTGAGCCCAAAGAGCTTGCGCTGGCGATGGTGGACATAGTCATCATAATCGTCTCCGTAGTCGGGAATCTCATTTCTCTTTagttgtctctgtctctctctgtcactcaacactgtccattcttcctctgaaagagagagagagagagagagagagagagaggagagagggggacaaatagataaatatataaacagatGGCAAGACACAGTCAAGACTTTGACTTCAAAAAAACTCTGTACTCTGTACTGAAATACATTGAAGACCAATAAAATCCAATCAATCTATACAACAGGTGAGAGACGAAtaagagacaaaaagaagagTCTGACCTGTGGTTGTGATGTCATCCTCCACCCCATCCAGACTCATGCTCCAGGAGAAGCCCAACCTGCAagggatacaaaaaaaaaactcacgtCAGATTATGTCTATATATTGCAACCATAATAAAATCAGATTACTGACAGATTATGTCTATCTATTACAACCATATTAAAATCAGATTACTGACAGATTATGTCTATCTATTGCAACCAGATTAAAATCAGATTACTTACAGATTATGTCTATCTATTACAACAAGATTAAAATCGGATTACTGACAGGTTAACATCAGATTACATCTATGTTACAATAACATTAAAATCAGGATCCTAAATTTCGATTACTGACAGGTTAACATCAGATTACATCTATGTTACAATAACATTAAAATCAGGATCCTAAACTTAGATTACTGACAGATTAACAACACATTACGTCTACATATTTCAACCAGATTAAAATCTAGATGCTGAACTATGGTCTTTGGCAGGTTTTATAATCGAAGATAAAAGGGAAGAAtgtgagaagaggaagaatgtGAGAAACTGAACGATAAAATCACAGGAAGAGCGAGACAgatgaataaaaataaacaggCAAGGAGAAGAGGGATAACAGGAGGAGCCTATGAGGATATAGAAGAAACTAAATCAtgtggaggaaaggagagagggagagagacagaggaagggagagagagaaagctaggTGTGTGTTGAGATCCTATGTGCAGCATGGATGCCACCTGCAGGACGAAAAGGGAAGTGCACCAAAACCTCTCCTCACTCCCGGACAGGAGGAGTTGTTCTGCACTCAGGTGAGTTTCATGACAGCAGCAGGAAAGTATTTAGTTCCCTCCACCATACTTATCAGTCATAATGTTTTACTGTTATGCCATGCTTCAGGCTTGGGGAGGACTGTGACTATTTAGCACACAGCTACCTGGGATGATATACTGGCTTGGGGAGGACTGTGACTATTTAGCACACAGCTACCTTGGATGATATACTGGCTTGTAGAAGCATTTGTTGTCGTCCTCCATGTGCGTGAGTCGTGTGAAATCATTGGGGTAGACGTAGGTAAGAtgaacctgaacacacacacacacacacacacacacacaattaaaaaatATAGTACATGATCAGGCTTGCACGCAGCATAACGTGAATAAACTGTATGTAAATAAGTGCATGTGTTACATTACAGtaaaacatttacataataGGTAATTAATCCATAATAGGAATTTTACATAATATACATACAAATGTGCACCtgagtgtgtttacgtgtgtgtgtgtgcgtgtgtgtgtgtgtactgggtgTGGTACGTACAAATTGCAGGCCCTGAtagcgggagagagggaatccTTTAAGGGTGTAACTTGGATTATAGGAACAGTCAGGCAGGATGTTCTTCATGTCTACAGGATCTATCAGTGGAactaagcacatacacacacacacacacacacacacacacacacacacacacacacacacacacacacacacacacacacacacacaattgtaatCAACAGTTGATGTTTCACTGTGATGGTATAACAGCAGAATATGTAGAAtatttctgtatgtctgtgtatcttTGATCTGTAAAGTGCAgttcagtgtatatgtgtatgtcgGATGTGAAGTGCAGgggtttgtgtatatttgtgtgtgtgtgtgtgtgcgtctgtgtctgtgtgtgtatatttgtgtgtactgGGGGAACTGTGGGCTATTGAGTAGAGATGTACCTTTCCATGTTGTGGGtatgggatatatatatatacacagatacacaaagcGAGAggtatattttattttaacctCTGCttaacgtgtgtatgtgtgtgtttgtatgtggtagaatgtgtgcatgtctgtatgtgtgtgtttgtaatgtggtaaaatgtgtgtgtgtaatgtggtagaatgtgtgtgtgtgttgtgtgtgtgtttgtatgtgtgtgtgtgtgtgtttgtatgtgtgtgtgtgtgtgtgtgtgtgtgtgtgtgtttgtatgtgtgtgtgggtcttacTCTGGTGGAATGTGTCTCTGGGATCCTCTTGCAGCATGTCCGCTCCATGGGGCGTGGCCTGAGGTCGCTTAGAGGGCGGGGTCACATGACTGGCCATGTTCTGTGGAATGTGAGCCACATCGCTCATCTTCAGAGATGATTCATCtgaggggtacacacacacacacgcaaacacaaacataaatgctGGGGTCAggagtttaaacacacacaacaccctggGAACACAATATGCCACAGAACACACTCATAAAACCACACCCCATACACTGTCcataacacacactttcagcagACCCCACTCTCCAATGCACAAACActccctacaacacacactttcagcagACCCCACTCTCCAACGGACACAGGCAGATCTAAGCTTTCCAAACTATCAATGTTATTATAACTGTCAttgaaagcttgtgtgtgtgtgtgtgtgtgtgtgtgtgtgtctcttactgGTGTAGAGGGAGATGTGTTCTGAATCGACAACTGAAAACTCCATCTCAGGCTTATTTAGACGCCACTGTGAAGAAAACATGCAATTACAAATTAATGAAGttacacactccaacacagtCACAATTACAGCTgaagaggtcacacacacacacacacacacacacacacacacacacacacacacacacacacacacacacacacacacacatacccactcaaatgcagacacatacacatacacagacaaatactGTGGTCAATACACATTGTCTTTCACTTTGTcacataggacacacacacaaatacagatgaCTCTAGTCACCACACTTTCTCCTTCactgtatcaaacacacacaaacacacacatgcacgcacacacgcacacacgcacacgcacgcacacacacacgcatgcacacacgcacacacacacacacacacaaatacagatgaCTCTACTCACCACACTTTCTCCTTCactgtatcaaacacacacatgcagacacacacatacactcaaacacacacacgcgcacacacactcgcatgcgGACACATACCGCAACTTCCACATGATCTGTTCCCTTGTCATCCTGCTTGTGGATGAGCTCAAAAAAATACCTCTGCTTTGCCAGGAGTCTACAAAATATAATAGAAGCCATGAAGTCCCAGTGCAAtgtcactcaccacacacagacgcacacacacagacgcacacacacgcacacgcacacgcacacaccacacacacacacacacaccaccacacacacacacacacacacacacacacacacacacaaacacacacacacaccacacacacccacacacccacacacacacacacacagacacacacacacacacacactgaatctgcaAACATAAGCTCAGTGACCTGTAGACTAATTTTTGTGGCTCTATGTGTCTCTACCTGTTGAGTGCTTGTTTGGGAGTGGATGAGTGattgagcgtgtgta
Above is a genomic segment from Clupea harengus chromosome 3, Ch_v2.0.2, whole genome shotgun sequence containing:
- the b4galnt3b gene encoding beta-1,4-N-acetylgalactosaminyltransferase 3 isoform X3, which codes for MSEPVPLLAKQRYFFELIHKQDDKGTDHVEVAWRLNKPEMEFSVVDSEHISLYTNESSLKMSDVAHIPQNMASHVTPPSKRPQATPHGADMLQEDPRDTFHQIPLIDPVDMKNILPDCSYNPSYTLKGFPLSRYQGLQFVHLTYVYPNDFTRLTHMEDDNKCFYKPVYHPRLGFSWSMSLDGVEDDITTTEEEWTVLSDRERQRQLKRNEIPDYGDDYDDYVHHRQRKLFGLTKHGIPPIEHQDPVDQPENPTKQKSSSAQRNPPEHLKNLPEHLKNVPKEDQNLDREGKSRLREFQSPIQNQPVFNKHPVTQQKPIRFKGGKHGRRQNQREGPLVVDRLVEEPIRERPRRNTVEEQHTPKDQRVAHSQNSSKDAQNQHTVQEKSPPSHSQNLPALRNLTDKLHGLQPVHQKTHEDQLDSRKRLNRVEEAPDRDGKEGQRGRRKRVVEAGGEQNRKKEHHRGGGEGLQNIPKIAQDRPRTAQNSLKKQELLPTPQKTAPQRRPGEQGRPGRAKGRLARGERDMGAQEHPSNSTEPGKRLPQAVQAPPKQVHLPIREEAPSKHVHLPIRGDQDPLKEVHLPIRGDKYSLKEAHLPIRGDQDPLKEAHLPIRGDKYPLKEAHLPANQYLPPDVLNPPEDLQPPVRLQRPTVKPQPLEPHGPIRAKRKRLNRWEESPVEQEVAEDSRRAASKTDHRDRQDWDRNKLPLIDKAIANDINEYSKQIQLQLAHPPTVAGNGVHGREGERPDWGNAPDGDKEADKDREEWQPNWDYDDIQEEVVPFDPEVNWAQTFRLKPVDLHAVRTDWIDLTCNVSGNLLLNEPDALAVVQAFIEKLNSKHQRLYSLVQVVNIEKREDTLQGSRYLLELELLDKSGHQVRVSQYVYLLPRNQGYQQATRKEPLLCNPVGFQWNPRATVHFIVPVKNQARWVQQFISDMEELYQATGDPNFNIIITDYESTDMDILQSLQNASLPSYQYVRLSGNFERAAGLQAGINLIKDEHSIVFLCDLHIHFPAGFVESVRKHCVEGKMAFAPVVLRLNCGATPQEPDGFWEVNGFGLLGIYKSDLVAAGGMNTEEFTNRWGGEDWELLDRILQAGLEVERLYLRNFLHHYHSKRGMWNRQVLRNT